DNA from Terriglobales bacterium:
CGATGGCGGCGTTGTCGGTGCCCAGGCCCTCGGGCGTTTTGGCCTTGACGCTGATATTGTCCACCGGCGTGTTGAGCAGCGCAGCCAGGCGGATCTTGAGGCGCGGCACGAACGGCCCGATGCGCGGCTCCTTCAGGATCAGGGTCGAGTCCACGTTGCAGATGACGTAGCCGGCGCGCTCCACCCGCCTCACCGCCTCCTGGATGAAGACCACGGAATCGGCGCCCTTCCAGCGCTCATTCTCCGAGGGGAAGTGGGTACCGATGTCGCCGGAGGAGATGGCGCCGAGCAGGGCGTCGGTGAGGGCGTGCAGCAGCACGTCGCCGTCGGAGTGTCCGGCGAGCCCGCTGTGGTGCG
Protein-coding regions in this window:
- the ispF gene encoding 2-C-methyl-D-erythritol 2,4-cyclodiphosphate synthase gives rise to the protein MRIGYGWDSHEFEMDLPLRIGGVLIPHHSGLAGHSDGDVLLHALTDALLGAISSGDIGTHFPSENERWKGADSVVFIQEAVRRVERAGYVICNVDSTLILKEPRIGPFVPRLKIRLAALLNTPVDNISVKAKTPEGLGTDNAAIAHAVVLLQKRETRSGRKALKTAVRRPRRRAKPMQR